The genomic interval TCAAATTTATCGAACCTGACTAAAATAGGGCGAGTTACCCCGGCCCTGTAGTTCCCAAGTCGTTCTACCTGGATTTGCATCCTCTCTCCGGCGTTGTCGATCCCCATCTTTGTTTGTAGGATGTCTACAACCGCGCCCCGACAGTCCGCCTCGTTCTCTGTACTCGAGTGctgtattttaaagaacaatagGTTGTTCTTTAGTTCATCGCATTTGAGCTTGTTCATGAGGTCATCGCAAGTCGACCTTTCATTTTCCATGTGCTTTAGACTTGGTTAGTTGATCTATGTCCCCCTGGCGCTTTGTTAAGGAGTCCAAACTGCTCGAATCAAATTGCCTGCTACTTTCAAGGTCCGTTAGTCTCGATTCAAACCTTCTAACCTTTTGATCAACATTTTCTAATCGggtcattattgtattcattgaCGATTTAATAGCGTCTATTTGTCCCAATTTTAGGTCCACACGatcaaatatttgcataataagCATATTTGGGTCAACCTGTCCTTGTTGTGAGACATGTGTGCTTGGAATTTGGGACATGTTTTGAACGATTGGTGGTCCATTTTGTTGCAAAGTATTTATGCTTCCACTATAAACTCCCGGTGGTATCATATATGGTTGGCCCGTGAACTGTCCATTAGGCGATTGCCCACTCGAAAACACTGGTGATGAATTTGCCAGACTCATGTTAAGTCTCTTTGGAGTGTCCGTGATAGAGCCCGCGCCTCCCGGAGAGCTCTTACTCTTGCGTTTTCTTCCCATATACCCTAAATCCACTTAATGCACTGTTCACAACGTTCACATTATCCGTATAATGCATTTGGATGCGGAAGGTTCTAAGTctcatttatatgaaaaagtcACACATAACGTTGTAATGCTACAGTTTGATGACATTTGCAAGCGGAAGGTTCTAAGTCTTATTTATATGAACACGTCACACATGACGGTTTAATGCTACAGTTTGATGACAGTGGCATGCGGAAGGTTCTAAGTCTCAGTTCTCTGAAACTTTATCCATAACTTACTCCCGAACATTGTGAAGCCTCAGTTTTATAAACCTTCTTGCGTAAGGTTTTTTAACCCTCATTTCTATAAACATTCTAAAACTTTAATTTTGCGAGCAGATTGTAGTTTGTCGATTAACGTCGAAAAcgttaatgtattatttaacatctttgtaaagcatcaaaatattgaaagacattTGGGTCATAGACAGGTTAGTCATGGTATAGTGGGTGATGAAAAAAGAGTAAGAGTTTAACCTAGAAAAGAAATCCTTCTATATGAAGCTTAACAGTTTGATAACGCCACTTCGTAGAAGGTGCTACTCTGTTGACGCCAATATCTCAGAATAACGCGCGTTATATGATCTATTCAAGACCAACTTTGTACAGTATAATGTATATCCTTAATATTTTGCTGAAGTAATAAGAGCCCAAACTGAGGGAGCAAAATGTAATTAGAAGTAAGAGAATTAACAATTcgccctgtagttttcattgtattattaataaagGAAGCAGAACAAATTAAGcccatgaacatattttttaatgtgttaaataaagaataacaatTAAAAGAGACCTTTTTGATGTGGACTTTCCTAAAATACGTCTACTTTCGATTTCCGATTATTATTCTTGGCTATTTGCTGTATATGTATTCTACCATCGAAATCTCGTTTACCGTGTTTTCTCATCAACAAATTCGTCAAATACTTATCAACGTTATGTCACTAAAAGAAACATATAGAATTTTAGCTATTACTAGGAAAcattacttttaaacaataaaatgataacGGAAAGcgtttttaaatcaatatttacatcaAGATAGACTCGCAGCAGACAACACTTCTGCTAACTTATGAGCACTGGTCACCTCCCTTTGCAGGGAGCTGTAAGATCAATGTTGTACTAACTGCATAACTGTCGTTCATGCTGTCTGAAATGTATACAACTCTTGATAATTTGTACTGGTCGTACTTGCAAGTTGATAAATTTGTATAGAGTATAATGTTTCTGTAATTCATAACATGTTGACTATAGTTTATAGAGTAAGCATATTGGTATACATGACTGTTAGACCTTACTTTTGAAACTATAATGGCCATTGTACGGAgagtaaatattatacatttcttatttcaaacaaGATGAATAAACagcaataataaattatttgttggGATCAAAATGCCTCTGTCTCTTTGAGCAAGGTACAGACGAATTGCATTATGATTTTGTATCGTTTCAAGATACAGAATTCTGTCCTCTGCTGTTGAGTCGTCCTCTACTGTTGAGTCGTCCTTAATTGGACTCTTGAGATCAGATACTTCATATACATTGTTGTTATAATGCGATGTTTCGAccacacaaaaaacaaacgtGAAAGCGAATATCAAAAGagaataaacaaaactaaaaacatatggtgtttataatgttgttttatttttaatttaattttcataaaattgcaaattattgtttaacattgcaaacaaaatgtacGGTCCATTGACTTCAAAGTTTGCAGGCAGCACCTATATCGTCCTTCATATGACTTTTATGATCAGATACTTCACATCCATTGGTGTTATAACCCGTGGCTTCGACcacacaaaaacaaacgtgAATGCAAAAGTCAAgacaatgaacaaaaataaaaagcatatggtgtttataatgttgttttatttttaatttgattttcacaACAATAGGAAAACAATATTGCTAAACATTGCAAAACAATGTACGGTCCATTGGCTCCATTAGACCTCTTTATCGACAGTTATATGAGTTATGTTACGAAGAATGTAAACGTGATTTAAATATTATGGCTGATTTAAATGGAGCTCGATGTTCTTGGTTTCATCTTCCGAttgctttatttaatgtcaaaaaCTTCATGACATTAAGCGACAGACAAATATTCATCTATTTTTAATTCTACTTCGTTGCTTCTGAAGCATTTGCTATTTCTTTTCCATCACCAGAGTTCTCACAAACGCAATTTTGCTCAGAAGTATCAGAACAGGAATCTTAAtataagcaaaataaacaagttttagtTGATGCTTTTCACGATTTATATCGAAGACCTACAATTTTATAAGGCTTCTGGGTGTGTctctttatgaaataaataaagaatccATAATACCACAACATAGATATTCTCTTAGTTAAAGCTATTTTCGACTGAACCTGCTCCCCTAGTAACTAAAGTcagttgtttacattgataTGACTTCTTGTGTTTATCCCTAATAATGATTTAATAGGTGTTTATAAAGAGGTCATTTGGGAATGTGTTCAATATTTGGAGAGATGTGATTTTCAAATGGTGACAAATAAGCGCTTTAAGCGTAACAGAACAATGAAGGGGTTTTAACTTAAACAAGGAAGTAATTTGCTTTTGAATACAATGCAGATTGGTTGACCTCGCTTATATTCACTAAATTTGATGGCTTAAGTTACCTACAGTGCTTACGTTGGGATTTTAGTAAAATGTATGTTACATTAAGTTAGATCGAGGTATAAGTGTTAGCTTCGGCTAACTATTATTGTTATGTTGATGTGCTTTCTCTTGTCATAGaggtttaattatattcaatatgtgtaaaatgttgtttggggagtgtgttcaatattttgataaatgcgTTTTTAAATGATGACAACCAAGTGTTTTAAGTGTAACAAAGCTACGagacgatttcattgaaaacagTAAGTTATTTGCTTGAATAATACTATACAGCTTGGTTTCTTCGGTCTTCAGAGACCATAGGGACAGCATAGGgaattataatttgaaataaaagctactttataatgatttgattttatgaGTCAAAAAGTATATCTGTatgacacatttttatttatttcattgcgTCAAGAAACATTCAAGTTTTGTGAGTCGGTCACAATTCAAAAGTGAATAGGGAAGGTAAAAAACTAAACCATTTTAAAacttcttattttatttaattttgaggAACGATCGTTTGaggagtgaaacatttattcttggtGACATGTTTTATGGTATTACggagttgaacaaattttactaaagaaaattttatcagattttgaatcaaaaaacattcacattatttcggaaaagtctgtcaacatctttactttctttttatgtcaaaataccCCAAGACTACCTATTCAACAAAGTCTTGAGTGTTCTTGatgaaaagttatttagaaCAATAATGAAAAGTCGTGGATGCAATAtatttccgggttacaaaaatgcaaatatattgttttaaatctagCTGCAATCAACACTAAGCtccaagacattgttgattaggCAGTTCCGATCAATTTGaatcataaacatattatttttgtattaagacatttccgggaaaacgtaaatgccttttgattggaaatctgataaaatattatgtcGTAAAAAATGCGtaactcctaattacagctttttATTTCGCCACGCATATATGAATCatacttgttaaatattgaaccttaaaactaaatagaaagtatttttaacatttttaatgttgGTCCTACAATCGACTTTCGCATCTATGCCGGCCTTTTGGATTGTAAGTAAACACGTAAGGCTTTATTTTGATCTTAGTTAAGGACAAGATCTTAAGATATAGTGGGTATTGTTTTCACTCAGAAAGAGCGGTATAATATTACATAAGTATTGATTACAACTGGCTGCTCTCCTGAGTTTTTGACATGAAAGGATTTGAGTATGACACGAGGTTTTCAATTGTCAATAGAAATATAAATCTTGATTTAAATATGTACTAAGAAATG from Mya arenaria isolate MELC-2E11 chromosome 7, ASM2691426v1 carries:
- the LOC128241162 gene encoding uncharacterized protein LOC128241162; this encodes MENERSTCDDLMNKLKCDELKNNLLFFKIQHSSTENEADCRGAVVDILQTKMGIDNAGERMQIQVERLGNYRAGVTRPILVRFDKFEDKEHVRRSCPKLKDTAIGMSPHLPKEIMDKHKPLMAEFKKAKRDKKRAFFRYDKLIIDGEEFIPQPTNLSSH